In Panicum virgatum strain AP13 chromosome 4N, P.virgatum_v5, whole genome shotgun sequence, a single window of DNA contains:
- the LOC120669530 gene encoding translation initiation factor IF-2-like — MGRRRGLAPSFPPPLSLSLSLSLSLSLSLSLSLSLSLSLSLSLSLSHGGDICPRPSRSPSGGATRGHATAAPAPTRRRRTPWPQAPGAAPGRRDLSHLRSGVARLRRNGRASNSSLLSAVLGHGGRGGGVGRPCARSRPPSPSPESAAVASLMAGPWRRAGSLAAAAAPYPSSPWRRHARHTRLRTLRRDYSHPRRSRRSARGESTAEMASVVTEGACCGSAVPSADPPCAAHATPVAAAAAVSSADPPCAAHATTAIPAAPDSPCATRAAGGTGAAAQGRRWTRGGAPFPAAEALNYPSPPSPPLLFPTLPSALQVAASASSSGGSERHTSPLTPGSPDGGAAAGG; from the coding sequence atgggacggcggcgggggctcgctccctccttccctcctcctctctctctctctctctctctctctctctctctctctctctctctctctctctctctctctctctctctctctctttctctctctctctctctctctcacggcGGCGACATCTGCCCTCGCCCCTCTCGCTCGcctagcggcggcgcgacgcggggccacgcgacggcggcgcccgcaccaacgcggcggcggaggacccCATGGCCGCAggcccccggcgccgcccccggccggcGAGACCTCTCCCATCTCCGCTCGGGCGTGGCGAGGCTGAGGCGCAACGGCCGGGCCTCGAACTCCTCTCTGCTCTCTGCTGTCCTAGGCCATGGAggtcgtggtggtggtgtgggCAGGCCCTGCGCTCGCAGCCGGCCTCCTTCCCCATCACCTGAGAGCGCGGCGGTCGCATCCCTCAtggcggggccatggcggcgggccggatctctcgcggcggcggctgctccgTACCCTTCCTCTCCATGGCGGAGACATGCGCGGCACACGCGACTCCGGACGCTGCGCCGCGACTACAGCCATCCTCGCCGCTCCCGACGGTCCGCGCGTGGGGAATCCACGGCGGAGATGGCATCGGTCGTCACGGAAGGGGCCTGCTGCGGATCCGCCGTCCCCTCCGCGGATCCCCCATGCGCGGCGCACGCGACTCCGGTTGCTGCGGCGGCTGCTGTCTCCTCCGCGGATCCCCCATGCGCGGCGCACGCGACTACCGCCATCCCCGCCGCTCCCGATAGCCCGTGCGCGACTCGCGCGGCGGGGGGCACGGGAGCAGCAGCGCAGGGACGACGGTGGACCCGCGGTGGCGCGCCCTTCCCCGCTGCGGAGGCGCTGAACTACCCATCCCCTCCCTCGCCTCCCCTCCTTTTCCCCACCCTGCCTTCGGCGCTACAGGTCGCTGCGTCAGCGTCGAGCAGCGGCGGCAGTGAGCGCCATACTTCCCCTCTCACGCCAGGCTCTCCCGACGGAGGGGCCGCGGCGGGAGGGTGA